A stretch of Manis javanica isolate MJ-LG chromosome 1, MJ_LKY, whole genome shotgun sequence DNA encodes these proteins:
- the KRCC1 gene encoding lysine-rich coiled-coil protein 1 isoform X1: MRGSLVNLMKHSKTYDSFQDELEDYIKVQKARGLEPKTCFRKMKEDCVETFGYKEEVDSRPRYIKFDQRLPSGSVQTYPRSCTISQTVGNLLPQWLPAHNSMLGPESQSYYQLTRDCFSEKPGPLNLSQQEYNGNSYSVESGVYKHLSSKKSISAQQASHKQIHQMRKRHPEEGRGKPEERPEHKGKKGCEKIDLDKHKSIQSNKKETETVRVSTEKLKNRKKKSRDVASKKGEHRRRKEKKEQVKEMTEEEMLWDQSILGF, from the exons ATGAG AGGATCCCTTGTCAACCTAATGAAGCATTCAAAGACATATGACTCTTTTCAAGATGAACTGGAAGATTATATCAAAGTACAGAAAGCCAGAGGCTTAGAGCCAAAGACTTGcttcagaaagatgaaagaagactGTGTGGAAACCTTTGGGTACAAAGAAGAGGTTGATTCCAGACCCAGATATATAAAGTTTGATCAGAGACTCCCATCTGGAAGTGTCCAGACCTATCCAAGATCATGTACTATTTCACAAACAGTGGGAAACCTGTTACCTCAGTGGCTACCAGCTCATAACAGCATGCTGGGACCAGAGTCCCAGAGCTACTATCAATTGACCAGGGACTGTTTCTCAGAAAAACCAGGACCCCTGAACCTTAGTCAGCAAGAGTATAATGGTAACTCATACAGTGTAGAATCTGGAGTTTATAAGCACCTCTCCTCAAAAAAAAGTATCAGTGCCCAACAAGCCAGTCATAAGCAGATACATCAGATGAGAAAACGGCACCCTGAGGAAGGCAGAGGAAAACCAGAGGAGAGGCCTGagcataaggggaaaaaaggttgTGAGAAAATAGATTTAGACAAACATAAGAGCATCCAGAGCaacaaaaaagagacagaaacagtTAGGGTCAGTACAGAAAAGCTTAAGAATcggaagaagaaaagcagagatGTAGCCTCTAAGAAAGGGGAGCATAGGCGtagaaaagagaagaaggaacAAGTCAAAGAAATGACAGAGGAGGAAATGCTCTGGGACCAGTCTATCCTTGGATTTTGA
- the KRCC1 gene encoding lysine-rich coiled-coil protein 1 isoform X2, whose protein sequence is MKHSKTYDSFQDELEDYIKVQKARGLEPKTCFRKMKEDCVETFGYKEEVDSRPRYIKFDQRLPSGSVQTYPRSCTISQTVGNLLPQWLPAHNSMLGPESQSYYQLTRDCFSEKPGPLNLSQQEYNGNSYSVESGVYKHLSSKKSISAQQASHKQIHQMRKRHPEEGRGKPEERPEHKGKKGCEKIDLDKHKSIQSNKKETETVRVSTEKLKNRKKKSRDVASKKGEHRRRKEKKEQVKEMTEEEMLWDQSILGF, encoded by the coding sequence ATGAAGCATTCAAAGACATATGACTCTTTTCAAGATGAACTGGAAGATTATATCAAAGTACAGAAAGCCAGAGGCTTAGAGCCAAAGACTTGcttcagaaagatgaaagaagactGTGTGGAAACCTTTGGGTACAAAGAAGAGGTTGATTCCAGACCCAGATATATAAAGTTTGATCAGAGACTCCCATCTGGAAGTGTCCAGACCTATCCAAGATCATGTACTATTTCACAAACAGTGGGAAACCTGTTACCTCAGTGGCTACCAGCTCATAACAGCATGCTGGGACCAGAGTCCCAGAGCTACTATCAATTGACCAGGGACTGTTTCTCAGAAAAACCAGGACCCCTGAACCTTAGTCAGCAAGAGTATAATGGTAACTCATACAGTGTAGAATCTGGAGTTTATAAGCACCTCTCCTCAAAAAAAAGTATCAGTGCCCAACAAGCCAGTCATAAGCAGATACATCAGATGAGAAAACGGCACCCTGAGGAAGGCAGAGGAAAACCAGAGGAGAGGCCTGagcataaggggaaaaaaggttgTGAGAAAATAGATTTAGACAAACATAAGAGCATCCAGAGCaacaaaaaagagacagaaacagtTAGGGTCAGTACAGAAAAGCTTAAGAATcggaagaagaaaagcagagatGTAGCCTCTAAGAAAGGGGAGCATAGGCGtagaaaagagaagaaggaacAAGTCAAAGAAATGACAGAGGAGGAAATGCTCTGGGACCAGTCTATCCTTGGATTTTGA